The Gemmatimonadota bacterium genome segment CCTGGGCAAGCATCAGCGCCCTTTGCCTGGACAATTTGGGGTTGTTCGGCTTTGGGGTTCTCACCCACTGATTGACAATCTGCAAGGTCTTCATAACTCGCCCCTTTCGGTGTTACCCTCCCTCCCTCCTCAATAATATCCGTCAAACACATGTTTTCGTCCAGTGCATCAGCGAGGTTTTTTTAATGCGCTCGGCCTTACGAATAATACGCTACTCATTGCGGTTAAAAATACCTATGTTCTGCTGGTCATTTTAGACAATGCCGATTGAATCAATTCACGAAAGGATGCCACTGGATGTTCAAAAGAATTGTTGGATGCCTATTGCTTATTATGGCAACAGCCAATATTGCTGAAGCCATTGATGGCGATCTCGATAGAGACGGGGATGTAGATTTTCAAGACTTCTTAATTTTAGTGCAAAATTTCGGGAAACAAGGCCCTCCTTCGCTAGCACGTACTGATACCATTTATGTGACCCAAATAGACACCGTATATGCCCCGTCTGATACCATTTACGTAACGAAAACAGACACTGTATTTACTACCATTAGAGACACCATATACGTCTCAAAAGTAGATACGTTTTATATTGAGGCAGGTGCGCCTGTCATTCCCTATGACCGCGACCTTTATAGACATTGGGTTGATGCGGATGGGGACTGTCAAGACACAAGACAGGAAGTTTTAATATCCGAAAGCCTGCAACCCGTCGTTCTCGACGATCGGGGATGTCGAGTTGTGTCGGGCGAATGGTTAGATCTGTACACCGGACAGACTTTTACCGATCCGAGCAGATTGGACATCGACCACTTTATTCCGCTGGCTGAAGCCCATAGAAGTGGAGCAGATATCTGGACGCCAGAACAAAGACAAGCATTCGCCAATGATTTGACGAATGAACATTCTTTAATTGCTGTGTCTGCATCTGCCAATCGGTCTAAAGGAGATCGAGACCCCGCAAACTGGTTGCCACCGGATGAGTCTTTTCAATGCGAGTATATAAAACGGTGGGTGGCCGTGAAGGAGTATTTCAACTTGCGTATGGATGCGACAGAAAGGAATTTCTTACAAAATCATCCATGCTTGCAGGATAATTAAATCCTAAAAACCCTCGAGTACAACACAAAAGCCCGTTAATCTCATTATGGTACCTATCATGCCAAATATTCGAAAAATCGTCCTGCAATTGGACATCCTCTGCGAACTCGACGCTCAAAGAAAGGAATCTCATGACGACCCCTAATCTGTACAGCTTCGCGACGAAAGAACTCGCTCAGGACGCCACCATCGCATACATATTGGCGTGGGCCGACCCGAAATATCGTCAATCGCATCCGCGTCTCCATGCTCTCGGCACCAAACTGTTGTGTTCACTTCTTCGGACTCAAGAGATAGATATCCCGATAATCAAGACACTTCGGATTAAGACTCAAGTTACACTTCGGATTAAGACTCAAAATGTCCGGATTGATATTCTTGTCCGGATCAACATGGATCAAAATGCCAATCGGATCATCCTGATCATTGAAGACAAAGTAGGCACCACAGAGCACTCGAACCAGATCAAATACTATAAGAAGGCCGTAGAGAGGAATTACAAGGGCTGCTATGAGCACTTGGTCGCGGTGTATCTCAAGACGGGAAACGAATCAAAAGAATACCTTCCGCCCAAAAACAAATGCGGCAGCTTTATGCGTCGTGATCTCCTTGATGTTATGGATGGATTTCAAAATACGCAGAATACCATCGTAAATGATTTCC includes the following:
- a CDS encoding HNH endonuclease family protein, whose amino-acid sequence is MFKRIVGCLLLIMATANIAEAIDGDLDRDGDVDFQDFLILVQNFGKQGPPSLARTDTIYVTQIDTVYAPSDTIYVTKTDTVFTTIRDTIYVSKVDTFYIEAGAPVIPYDRDLYRHWVDADGDCQDTRQEVLISESLQPVVLDDRGCRVVSGEWLDLYTGQTFTDPSRLDIDHFIPLAEAHRSGADIWTPEQRQAFANDLTNEHSLIAVSASANRSKGDRDPANWLPPDESFQCEYIKRWVAVKEYFNLRMDATERNFLQNHPCLQDN